The following nucleotide sequence is from Geoalkalibacter sp..
CATTGAGTTTTGAGCCGCGTGGCCTTATTTCACCGGCGTCTGTGCCTCGAGGGACCGCGAAATGCCTGGGAATGGTTGCTTTTGTTGGTTTTGCGGCCCTTTGGCCGGCTCTATGGCGTCGTGGGGTTGGTTCGGGCCAAATTATACGCCCTAGGGATTCTTCCCGCCTACCGCGCCCCCGTGCCGGTCATCTCCGTCGGCAATCTCAGCGCAGGGGGAACGGGCAAGACCCCGGTGGTGGACTACCTGGTGCGGCGTCTGCTGGACCAAGGCCTGCGCGTGGCGGTGATCAGCCGCGGCTACGGGGGGCAAGGCGTCAAGAATGCGCTGGTGGTCAGTGCTGGGCAAGGACCACTGGTGGAGCCGGCTCTTTGCGGCGATGAACCCTATCTCTTGGCGCGACGCAACCCGGAGGCGCTGGTGGTGGTGGCGCCCAAGCGCAGGCTCGGGGCCCAACTGGCCGTGGAGCAACTGGGCGCGCGGATTCTGGTGCTCGATGACGGTTTTCAGCATCTGGCGGTGCAGCGCGACCTTGATCTCGTGTTGCTTGATGCCGCCAGTCCGCTGGGCAACGGTCGACCCTTGCCCGCCGGTCTACTGCGCGAATTTCCCTCGGCGCTCCAGCGCGGACAGCTCTTTGTGCTGACACGCTGGCATGAGGATTGCCCGCCGCCACCGTATTTGCCCGGGCCGGTTCTGCGCAGCCGCCATGTGCTCGGAGCCGAGGCCATGGATCTTGACGGCAACCGCCTGGCCCTCCAACAGCTGTGCGGCAAACAAGCGGTGGCCTTTGCCGGCATTGCCGACCCCGAGGGGTTTTTCTGGGATTTGCGCCGCCGCGGTTTTGAACGGTTGGAGGCCTTGCCCCTGGCCGACCATGTCGTCTATGATAACGAGGTTCTTCGGCAACTCCACGCCCTGGGGTCTCGCGCCGAGATTTTTCTGACCACCGAAAAGGATGCCGTCAAACT
It contains:
- the lpxK gene encoding tetraacyldisaccharide 4'-kinase, yielding MALFHRRLCLEGPRNAWEWLLLLVLRPFGRLYGVVGLVRAKLYALGILPAYRAPVPVISVGNLSAGGTGKTPVVDYLVRRLLDQGLRVAVISRGYGGQGVKNALVVSAGQGPLVEPALCGDEPYLLARRNPEALVVVAPKRRLGAQLAVEQLGARILVLDDGFQHLAVQRDLDLVLLDAASPLGNGRPLPAGLLREFPSALQRGQLFVLTRWHEDCPPPPYLPGPVLRSRHVLGAEAMDLDGNRLALQQLCGKQAVAFAGIADPEGFFWDLRRRGFERLEALPLADHVVYDNEVLRQLHALGSRAEIFLTTEKDAVKLKAGQLPCPCWQVPMTLDFLETHALDLALAQLTARIH